In Dolichospermum flos-aquae CCAP 1403/13F, the following proteins share a genomic window:
- a CDS encoding AAA family ATPase: protein MQKIIIENFGPIQYAEIEVKKILVLIGEQASGKSTIAKLIYFFKTIHEDLFSQIYQDKRKFLNIDNDILSPIRQKFYKFFGPTNHLGNCKIVFYYSLEKDKYIKLTLQRNKEMEIIYNNLVDENFKNSASAIKLRLRQEYLNYNSIQSLINEEEKIKYAQQLYNLLDELFESKQRDSLFIIAGRSATVGYSYLFEKYVLANIQSNLEKNISASNYERNVQKIDEILMLEFMKKVIKNRDIFNKFGNIEELTFGRNITTERRRKLSLLIHKINEILKGKYYIDPYGNEKIRLDNEANDYVYLSNTSSGQQESIRILQDIFLNILDNTKVLRILEEPEAHLFPVAQKQLIELLALMVNQNDDNQLIITTHSPYVLTVFNNLLFANRVVEKNPSTESEVAQIIPQDSWLSAKDFSAYSLGNQSVSDSLRGDVGAMDTSYCESIFNQEKGTIQQNYLDTVSEILGGDFQALYSIHAKTFKRK, encoded by the coding sequence ATGCAAAAAATTATCATCGAAAACTTCGGTCCAATTCAATATGCAGAAATTGAAGTTAAGAAAATATTAGTTTTGATTGGTGAACAAGCTAGTGGTAAAAGCACTATTGCTAAATTGATTTATTTTTTCAAGACCATACACGAGGATTTATTCAGTCAAATTTATCAGGATAAACGTAAATTCCTGAATATTGATAATGATATTTTATCTCCTATCCGACAAAAATTTTATAAATTTTTTGGACCTACCAATCACTTAGGTAATTGTAAAATAGTGTTTTATTATAGTTTAGAAAAAGATAAATATATAAAATTAACCTTACAAAGAAATAAAGAAATGGAAATTATATATAATAACCTTGTAGATGAGAATTTTAAAAATTCTGCAAGCGCTATTAAACTGAGACTTAGACAGGAATATTTAAATTATAATAGTATTCAATCATTAATTAATGAAGAAGAAAAAATAAAATATGCTCAACAGCTTTATAACCTGTTGGACGAATTATTTGAAAGTAAACAAAGGGATTCATTATTTATAATTGCAGGAAGAAGTGCAACAGTAGGTTATTCTTATCTATTTGAAAAGTATGTATTGGCAAATATTCAAAGTAATTTAGAAAAGAATATTTCAGCTTCTAATTATGAACGTAATGTACAAAAAATTGATGAAATTTTAATGCTGGAATTTATGAAAAAAGTCATAAAAAACAGGGATATCTTTAATAAATTTGGAAATATAGAAGAATTGACTTTTGGTAGAAACATAACAACAGAAAGAAGAAGAAAATTATCTCTTCTCATACATAAAATTAATGAAATATTAAAAGGTAAATATTATATTGATCCTTATGGTAATGAAAAAATCAGATTAGATAATGAAGCTAATGATTATGTTTATCTCTCTAATACTTCGTCAGGACAACAAGAATCTATAAGAATTTTACAAGATATTTTTCTGAATATTCTTGATAATACAAAAGTATTAAGAATATTGGAAGAACCAGAAGCTCATTTATTCCCTGTTGCTCAAAAGCAACTAATTGAATTATTGGCTTTAATGGTAAATCAAAATGATGATAACCAACTAATTATCACCACCCATAGTCCCTATGTTCTCACAGTTTTTAATAATTTACTCTTCGCAAATAGAGTAGTTGAAAAAAATCCGTCAACAGAATCAGAGGTAGCACAAATAATTCCCCAAGATTCCTGGTTAAGTGCTAAAGATTTTTCTGCTTATTCTTTGGGAAATCAATCTGTTAGTGATAGCTTGCGTGGCGACGTAGGAGCAATGGATACTAGTTATTGCGAATCTATTTTTAATCAAGAAAAAGGTACTATTCAACAAAATTATTTAGATACGGTTTCCGAAATTTTGGGTGGTGATTTTCAAGCTTTGTACAGTATTCACGCTAAAACTTTCAAAAGAAAATGA
- a CDS encoding AAA family ATPase: protein MREKIDALTQNLARTIVGKHEAIRLVIVALLGGGHALLEDVPGVGKTLLAKSLARSVDGKFQRLQCTPDLLPTDITGTNIWNPKTGEFTFLQGPVFANVLLADEINRATPRTQSALLEVMEEHQVTVDGVSRLVPQPFFVIATQNPIEYQGTFPLPEAQMDRFMLSLSLGYPSESEEMQMLQNLQAGLKVADLQPCITLEEVQALRQACSQVTVEASLQQYILELVRTTRQDEEITLGVSPRGTVALQKASQALAFILGREYALPDDVKFLAPHVLCHRLIPRGGRNPKTIVERLLRSVPIP, encoded by the coding sequence ATGAGAGAAAAAATTGACGCTTTAACACAAAATTTGGCTCGTACCATTGTTGGTAAACATGAAGCCATCCGCTTAGTCATAGTAGCTTTACTTGGTGGTGGTCATGCTTTATTAGAAGATGTCCCCGGTGTCGGTAAAACCCTCTTAGCCAAATCTCTAGCTCGTTCTGTAGATGGTAAATTTCAACGGTTACAATGTACCCCTGACTTACTCCCCACAGACATCACCGGCACAAATATTTGGAATCCTAAAACTGGGGAATTTACATTTCTACAAGGTCCTGTATTTGCTAACGTCCTCCTAGCGGACGAAATTAACCGGGCTACACCCCGTACCCAGTCAGCTTTGCTGGAAGTGATGGAAGAACATCAGGTAACAGTTGATGGTGTTTCTCGTCTAGTTCCTCAGCCATTCTTTGTGATTGCTACCCAAAACCCCATTGAGTACCAAGGGACGTTTCCCCTCCCAGAAGCTCAAATGGACCGGTTTATGCTGTCTTTAAGTTTAGGCTATCCTTCTGAATCAGAAGAAATGCAAATGCTGCAAAATCTGCAAGCAGGTTTAAAAGTGGCTGATTTACAGCCTTGTATTACTTTAGAAGAAGTCCAAGCATTACGCCAAGCTTGTTCCCAAGTCACGGTAGAAGCATCTTTGCAACAATACATTTTGGAATTGGTGCGAACTACTAGACAGGATGAAGAAATCACTCTTGGTGTGAGTCCTCGTGGTACTGTGGCGTTACAAAAAGCTTCCCAAGCACTGGCTTTTATTTTAGGTAGAGAATATGCTCTTCCCGATGATGTCAAGTTTCTCGCACCGCACGTTCTTTGTCATCGTCTGATTCCTAGAGGGGGAAGAAATCCTAAAACTATAGTTGAACGGTTATTGCGATCTGTGCCTATCCCTTAA
- a CDS encoding type II toxin-antitoxin system VapC family toxin, with the protein MNGIKYLLDTNIVIGLLQRDPIVLEILKDKQIQIGECAYSAITPMELLSFPSITPTEKESVVFLLSRMTYLTITPAIENETISFRYTHKTKLPDSIIAATTKHHGLELVTLDKKLANKLKLDD; encoded by the coding sequence ATGAATGGGATTAAGTATTTATTAGATACAAATATAGTGATTGGTTTGCTGCAACGCGATCCAATAGTGTTGGAGATATTAAAAGACAAGCAAATTCAAATTGGTGAATGTGCTTATAGTGCAATAACTCCTATGGAGTTATTGAGTTTTCCGTCTATAACACCAACAGAAAAAGAATCTGTTGTATTTTTATTAAGTCGTATGACATATTTAACGATCACACCAGCAATTGAAAATGAGACTATCAGCTTTAGATATACTCACAAAACAAAATTGCCTGATTCTATTATTGCTGCAACTACCAAGCATCATGGACTTGAGTTAGTGACGTTAGATAAAAAATTAGCAAATAAGCTTAAATTAGATGACTGA
- a CDS encoding Txe/YoeB family addiction module toxin codes for MSSKKKKPDTHDEEPKLSGYFPIFSPDFKADLAWWYNHDRKKGDKILDLVADILDGQPFTGLGKPEPLKYIAPDTWSRRIDLEHRLVYKVTESKVYFLQARYHYESD; via the coding sequence TTGAGTAGTAAGAAAAAAAAGCCAGATACTCATGATGAAGAGCCAAAATTATCTGGTTATTTTCCTATTTTCAGTCCTGATTTTAAAGCAGATTTGGCTTGGTGGTATAATCATGACCGCAAAAAAGGGGATAAGATATTAGATTTAGTAGCTGATATTCTTGATGGTCAACCGTTTACGGGCTTAGGTAAACCTGAACCTCTTAAATATATTGCTCCTGATACTTGGTCACGACGCATTGATTTAGAACATCGTTTAGTTTATAAAGTCACAGAAAGTAAAGTTTATTTTTTACAAGCTCGTTATCATTATGAATCAGATTAA
- a CDS encoding type II toxin-antitoxin system Phd/YefM family antitoxin has product MLSKETTYSQARLNLATILDQVCDQREIIVIKRRNQKNVALIAEDELSSLLESVYLLKSPENAKRLFRALEWAETTIETPQTLAELKEELGIE; this is encoded by the coding sequence ATGTTAAGCAAAGAAACTACTTACTCTCAAGCAAGGTTAAATTTAGCAACTATTTTAGATCAGGTGTGTGACCAACGGGAAATTATAGTAATTAAACGTCGTAATCAGAAAAATGTGGCGTTAATTGCCGAAGATGAACTTTCCAGTTTATTAGAGTCTGTTTATTTATTAAAATCACCTGAAAATGCTAAACGGTTATTTCGGGCTTTAGAATGGGCTGAAACAACAATAGAAACTCCTCAAACATTAGCTGAATTAAAAGAGGAGTTAGGAATTGAGTAG
- a CDS encoding type II toxin-antitoxin system VapB family antitoxin, which yields MTIITIDDELINEIIAVSHYENAQEAVIKILSNYLQQQKKELPLFERLRFIDEEFAEDDIASLFERDQDTGRNFEL from the coding sequence ATGACCATTATCACAATAGATGATGAACTAATTAATGAAATTATCGCAGTCAGTCACTATGAAAATGCACAGGAAGCAGTCATTAAAATATTATCCAATTACTTGCAGCAACAAAAAAAAGAACTGCCTTTATTTGAGCGATTACGTTTTATAGATGAGGAATTTGCCGAAGATGATATCGCCTCATTGTTTGAACGTGATCAAGACACAGGCAGAAATTTTGAACTATGA
- a CDS encoding PrsW family intramembrane metalloprotease, which produces MANLYVVLWAVIPPLLFLWFYYRRTPAAPPWLNLLILFIIGAISGFAALGLEWAMENVANWVLDWQQIQRHFSGVVFRQILAIAPIEEGCKLVAVILPICYLQRQYHLRATTVFLFTIAVALGFTAEETWIYLSHGTSSILDRIIGTPVHAMFSAPWGYALGIYISASRRLNRDRDLIFIAWLNSVCFHALVNILSISVRFSQPTNLLIYGLFPLLLWMFWRWEQLLRKLQRKHPLVLISGHTSSARTWQRGLVLLILSLGGNSLFGLLILARKISPLRWELWFDPKIFWFIVQELLFNFGLGLLAWLIYRYLRSLAGRRHLFNR; this is translated from the coding sequence GTGGCTAATTTATATGTAGTGCTGTGGGCAGTTATCCCCCCCCTGTTGTTTTTGTGGTTTTACTACCGCAGAACTCCTGCTGCCCCACCGTGGTTAAATTTATTGATTTTGTTCATTATTGGCGCTATCTCTGGTTTTGCTGCTCTGGGCTTGGAATGGGCTATGGAAAATGTAGCTAACTGGGTTTTAGACTGGCAACAGATCCAGCGTCATTTTTCTGGTGTCGTTTTTCGGCAAATATTAGCGATCGCTCCCATTGAAGAAGGTTGTAAATTAGTAGCAGTTATTCTGCCCATTTGCTATTTACAACGTCAGTATCATCTCCGAGCTACTACAGTTTTTTTATTTACCATAGCCGTAGCTTTAGGTTTCACAGCGGAAGAAACCTGGATTTATTTATCTCACGGCACATCTTCAATTCTAGACCGCATTATTGGTACTCCAGTTCATGCGATGTTTTCTGCTCCTTGGGGGTACGCTTTAGGGATATATATTTCTGCTAGTAGAAGGTTGAATCGAGATCGGGATTTAATTTTTATCGCTTGGTTAAATTCTGTTTGCTTTCATGCTTTAGTCAATATTTTATCTATTTCTGTGAGGTTTTCGCAGCCCACAAATTTGCTCATTTATGGGTTATTTCCTTTACTATTATGGATGTTTTGGCGATGGGAACAACTACTGCGAAAACTCCAGAGAAAACATCCTTTAGTGTTAATTTCTGGACATACATCCTCCGCCCGCACTTGGCAAAGGGGTTTAGTATTATTAATCCTATCACTAGGCGGAAATTCTCTATTTGGATTATTGATTCTAGCCCGAAAAATTAGTCCTTTGCGGTGGGAACTTTGGTTTGATCCGAAAATTTTCTGGTTTATAGTCCAAGAACTATTATTCAATTTTGGTTTAGGACTTTTAGCTTGGTTAATTTATCGCTATTTACGCAGTTTAGCCGGTCGTCGGCATTTGTTTAACCGATAA
- a CDS encoding HetZ-related protein 2, producing MTQNGVNLAQYWQQRLITECPEQSQVTRQSILNWLLGVDLARFDLLNPKELEIAKQAMEYRWRILHKRYLGMSREKAYRQLISRLSSVVAVRNKIQTWISLSRDRQRSVIDVLQEVLQELMQSDSYIQQQMTHITALTTDKRLRDTLLFASIEEYCLRPVRNQPILMYRFVNYLRKIQRGGLTQVPTSELVKLVSEEILTENNDNPISLVDNQAIAQYQETQHLEEQQANRQLVQQEFEQYLLENIGQQAVDWLRLYLQGKSQEEIAKQLNKPIKEVYRLREKLSYHAVRVFAIKGQPELIDHWLSISLEEHNLGLTETQWQQLPEKITPIGQQILNLRKAGNSIEVIAQELQLKTHQVLGEWTKVYLTAQTLRIQN from the coding sequence ATGACACAAAATGGGGTAAATTTAGCTCAATATTGGCAACAGCGACTAATTACAGAATGTCCAGAACAAAGTCAGGTTACTAGACAAAGTATTCTTAATTGGCTTTTGGGAGTGGATTTAGCACGGTTTGATCTACTTAACCCCAAAGAACTAGAAATTGCTAAACAAGCAATGGAATATCGGTGGCGAATTCTGCACAAACGCTATTTAGGTATGAGCAGAGAAAAGGCTTATCGTCAACTCATTAGCCGCTTGAGTAGTGTAGTGGCGGTAAGAAACAAAATTCAGACGTGGATATCTCTCAGCCGCGATCGCCAACGAAGTGTTATTGATGTGCTGCAAGAAGTCCTCCAAGAACTGATGCAAAGTGACTCATATATCCAACAACAAATGACTCACATTACCGCATTAACAACGGACAAAAGATTGCGGGATACGTTACTATTTGCCAGCATAGAAGAATATTGTTTACGTCCAGTTCGGAATCAACCAATATTAATGTACCGCTTTGTTAACTACCTGCGAAAAATCCAGAGAGGAGGCTTAACACAAGTACCTACTAGCGAATTAGTGAAACTTGTTTCTGAGGAAATTCTCACAGAAAATAACGACAATCCGATTAGCTTAGTTGATAATCAAGCGATCGCTCAATATCAAGAAACCCAACACCTAGAAGAACAACAAGCTAACCGTCAACTTGTACAGCAAGAATTTGAACAATACTTATTAGAAAATATTGGACAACAAGCAGTAGATTGGTTGCGCTTATATCTGCAAGGCAAATCCCAAGAAGAAATTGCCAAACAACTCAACAAACCCATTAAAGAAGTATATCGGCTGCGAGAAAAACTCAGTTATCATGCCGTGCGAGTCTTTGCCATTAAAGGCCAACCAGAACTAATTGATCACTGGTTGTCCATTTCCCTAGAAGAACATAATTTAGGGCTAACAGAAACCCAATGGCAACAACTTCCAGAAAAAATCACTCCCATAGGACAACAAATCCTCAACCTCCGCAAAGCAGGTAACTCCATAGAAGTCATAGCCCAAGAACTACAACTGAAAACCCATCAAGTTCTAGGTGAATGGACAAAAGTTTATCTTACAGCCCAAACCCTGAGAATTCAAAATTAG
- a CDS encoding carbon dioxide-concentrating mechanism protein CcmK: MSSQAVGSLETKGFPAVLAAADAMVKAGRVTLVGYIRVGSARFTVNIRGDVSEVKAAMAAGVDAVEKVHGGTLESWVIIARPHENVEAVLPIAYTADVQQYRESVENPIIGAARI; this comes from the coding sequence ATGTCATCACAGGCAGTTGGATCATTAGAAACTAAGGGTTTTCCCGCCGTTCTTGCAGCAGCAGACGCAATGGTAAAAGCCGGTCGAGTTACCCTCGTTGGTTATATCAGAGTTGGGAGCGCTCGCTTTACCGTCAATATTCGTGGTGATGTTTCCGAAGTTAAAGCCGCTATGGCAGCCGGTGTGGATGCTGTAGAAAAAGTTCATGGTGGTACTCTCGAATCCTGGGTAATTATTGCTCGTCCCCATGAAAACGTAGAAGCTGTATTGCCAATTGCTTATACAGCAGACGTTCAACAGTATCGAGAATCTGTGGAAAATCCCATTATCGGTGCTGCTAGGATCTAA
- a CDS encoding carbon dioxide-concentrating mechanism protein CcmK, which produces MPMAVGAIETLGFPAVLASADAMVKAASVTIVYYGIAESGRMIVAVRGHVAEVQTAVAAGIVAGEEVYGGEVITHYIIPNPPENVETVLPIHFTSKSEPFRIF; this is translated from the coding sequence ATGCCAATGGCAGTTGGCGCAATTGAAACATTAGGTTTTCCTGCGGTTTTAGCATCAGCAGACGCAATGGTCAAAGCTGCTAGTGTCACGATTGTTTATTACGGTATCGCGGAAAGTGGTCGCATGATAGTTGCTGTCAGAGGCCACGTTGCGGAAGTGCAAACAGCCGTAGCCGCTGGAATTGTTGCTGGTGAAGAAGTTTATGGCGGTGAGGTTATTACCCACTACATTATTCCCAACCCCCCGGAAAATGTGGAAACAGTCTTACCTATCCACTTCACCTCCAAATCTGAACCTTTCCGTATTTTCTAA
- a CDS encoding alpha/beta fold hydrolase, translating to MFPSFLPAAVGQLTEPTSIALAQNIQSQAIITYAANEPINTTYVQQGHGGTPILLIHGFDSSVLEYRRLLPLLAEKNAVWAVDLLGFGFTDRLPGIAYSSVTIKNHLYSFWQTLINQPVILVGASMGGAAAIDFTLTYPEAVKQLVLIDSAGLKGNSPLSKYIFPPLDYWATEFLRNPKVRKSICRTAYKNPNLISEDALCCGELHLQMPNWTQALIAFTKSGGYGAFKFPQLAKIEQPTLILWGDSDKILGTGDAPKFAKAIPQSQLTWIKDCGHIPHLEQSQIVAQHILEFVN from the coding sequence ATGTTTCCAAGTTTTCTTCCTGCCGCAGTTGGGCAACTCACAGAACCAACATCCATCGCTTTGGCTCAAAATATCCAAAGTCAGGCGATTATTACTTATGCCGCCAATGAACCCATTAATACCACTTATGTCCAACAAGGTCATGGTGGTACACCGATTTTATTAATTCATGGTTTTGATAGTTCGGTGCTAGAATACCGCCGACTTTTGCCTTTACTAGCTGAAAAAAATGCAGTTTGGGCTGTGGATTTATTGGGATTTGGTTTTACAGATAGATTACCGGGGATTGCTTACAGTTCGGTCACGATTAAAAACCATCTCTACTCATTTTGGCAAACCCTGATTAACCAACCTGTGATTTTGGTGGGTGCGTCTATGGGTGGGGCTGCGGCTATAGATTTTACCCTCACTTACCCAGAGGCGGTAAAACAACTGGTATTAATAGATAGTGCGGGTTTGAAAGGTAATTCCCCATTAAGTAAATATATATTTCCACCTTTGGATTATTGGGCGACGGAATTTTTGCGAAATCCCAAAGTGCGGAAGAGCATTTGTCGAACTGCATATAAAAACCCCAATCTTATCTCCGAGGATGCTTTGTGCTGTGGAGAATTACACTTACAAATGCCTAATTGGACTCAAGCCTTAATTGCCTTTACCAAAAGTGGCGGTTATGGTGCTTTTAAATTTCCCCAACTTGCCAAAATTGAGCAACCAACTTTAATTTTGTGGGGCGATAGTGATAAAATTTTGGGAACTGGGGACGCTCCCAAATTTGCCAAGGCTATTCCCCAAAGTCAGCTAACTTGGATTAAAGATTGTGGTCATATTCCTCACTTGGAACAATCACAAATTGTCGCCCAACATATATTAGAATTTGTGAATTAA